One genomic region from Ammospiza caudacuta isolate bAmmCau1 chromosome 1, bAmmCau1.pri, whole genome shotgun sequence encodes:
- the CHMP5 gene encoding charged multivesicular body protein 5 has translation MNRFFGKAKPKEPPPSLTDCIGKVDSRAESIDKKIARLDAELVKYKDQMKKMREGPAKNTVKQKALRVLKQKRMYEQQRDNLSQQSFNMEQANYTIQALKDTKTTVDAMKLGVKEMKKAYKQVKIDQIEDIQDQLEDMMEEANEVQEALSRSYGTPEIDEDDLEAELDALGDELLADEDNSYLDEAASAPAIPEVTPTDTKNKDGVLVDEFGLPKIPAT, from the exons ATGAACCGCTTCTTCGGCAAGGCGAAGCCGAAGGAGCCGCCGCCCAGCCTCACCGACTGCATCGGGAAG GTGGATAGCAGAGCTGAGTCAATTGACAAGAAGATTGCTAGGCTCGATGCAGAACTAGTGAAGTATAAGGATCAAATGAAGAAGATGAGAGAGGGACCTGCAAAG AATACAGTAAAGCAGAAAGCATTAAGAGTGTTAAAGCAGAAGCGAAT gtaTGAACAACAGAGGGATAATCTGTCACAGCAGTCTTTTAATATGGAACAAGCTAATTACACAATTCAGGCACTGAAGGATACAAAGACAACG GTGGATGCAATGAAACTGGGGgtgaaagaaatgaagaaagcTTACAAGCAAGTCAAGATTGATCAAATTGAG GACATACAAGATCAATTGGAAGATATGATGGAAGAAGCCAATGAAGTCCAGGAGGCACTGAGTCGTAGCTATGGAACACCAGAGATTGATGAAGATGATTTGGAAGCAG AACTGGATGCGTTAGGCGATGAGCTTTTAGCTGATGAAGACAATTCCTACTTAGATGAAGCTGCGTCTGCTCCAGCAATCCCAGAGGTCACTCCTACAGACACAAAAAACAAA GATGGCGTATTGGTGGATGAATTTGGGCTGCCAAAGATCCCTGCAACATAA